The Desulfurellaceae bacterium genome has a window encoding:
- a CDS encoding alpha/beta fold hydrolase: protein MPFIAVRDLHMYYETRGSGPRLLFISGTGGDLRRSPNAFDAPFSQHCEVLAYDQRGLGQTDKPDVPYTMADYADDANALLDALGWERCMVMGVSFGGMVAQEFALRYGQRVERLILACTSSGGQGGASYPLHELAGLGLEDWAQRVVELVDMRRDAAWQAANPAEFQALVDEMLAGLRIGADEPGHAMGARRQIEARKDHDTYDRLPSLHMPVLIAAGRYDGIAQVSNQQAMLGQIASAQLELFEGGHLFFVQDPRAYECMSAFLKGERDDLRGEVRAA, encoded by the coding sequence ATGCCATTCATCGCTGTTCGTGATCTGCACATGTACTATGAAACCCGGGGCAGCGGACCGCGGCTGCTGTTCATCAGCGGTACCGGCGGGGACCTGCGGCGCTCGCCCAACGCCTTTGACGCCCCGTTCAGCCAGCACTGCGAGGTGCTGGCCTACGACCAACGCGGCCTGGGCCAGACCGATAAACCCGATGTGCCGTATACCATGGCCGACTATGCCGACGACGCCAACGCCCTGCTCGACGCGCTGGGCTGGGAGCGCTGCATGGTGATGGGGGTGTCGTTCGGCGGCATGGTGGCCCAGGAGTTTGCCCTCCGCTACGGGCAGCGGGTCGAACGCCTGATCCTGGCCTGTACCAGCAGCGGCGGGCAGGGCGGTGCGTCCTATCCCCTGCACGAACTCGCCGGCCTGGGGCTCGAAGACTGGGCGCAGCGGGTGGTGGAGCTGGTTGACATGCGCCGTGATGCAGCCTGGCAGGCGGCCAATCCGGCCGAATTTCAGGCGCTGGTCGATGAGATGCTGGCCGGTCTGCGTATCGGGGCTGACGAGCCGGGCCACGCCATGGGCGCCCGCCGCCAGATCGAGGCCCGCAAGGATCACGATACCTACGACCGACTGCCGTCGCTGCATATGCCGGTGTTGATCGCCGCCGGTCGCTACGACGGCATTGCCCAGGTCAGCAATCAGCAGGCCATGCTGGGCCAGATCGCCTCGGCCCAACTCGAACTGTTCGAGGGCGGGCACCTGTTCTTTGTGCAAGACCCGCGCGCCTACGAGTGCATGAGCGCTTTTCTGAAGGGCGAGCGGGACGACCTGCGCGGGGAGGTCCGGGCGGCCTGA